Proteins encoded by one window of Bacillota bacterium:
- a CDS encoding DUF370 domain-containing protein — MFLHIGDSHIVFNRELIGIFNIDADDESTNQNFLKYWNNITLNISSRADRPKSFIITDQLIYISPISPLTLAKRQKSKR, encoded by the coding sequence GGGATTCTCACATAGTTTTTAATCGTGAATTAATCGGTATTTTTAATATAGATGCAGATGATGAATCAACGAATCAAAATTTTTTAAAATATTGGAATAATATTACTTTAAATATATCATCCAGAGCAGATCGTCCAAAATCATTTATTATTACAGACCAATTGATATATATCTCACCCATATCACCCCTGACCCTGGCAAAACGGCAAAAATCGAAGCGTTAA